Part of the Anomaloglossus baeobatrachus isolate aAnoBae1 chromosome 1, aAnoBae1.hap1, whole genome shotgun sequence genome, gctcccgggatccccgtccagagcagcggtggtgtcccattatcaccataaaccgtgggtggcgtcacggactacatccccaaaccaaaccacccctttcactcacgggcgaggagcgccgcttgagtccccggatccggccccccgttcgagccaccgagcagcagcagcagccggacccgagccgcaagcacggtcgagcagcgcaccacccgcccgcgacacatgagtTTTCCTGTGTAACATATCCGGCtctgccactaggtgtcactagggcCTTTAAGGTGAGGGAATGTTGAGGGAGTGACAGGAGCTAAGTGAGGGGAGGAGGGTCCCCAGCACAGGAGAAGACATAGGAGAAGGAACCTCCTGTTACAAGGCAGATAGGGAGATGCTGTTGTAGTGTGCAGAACACAAGAAAGAAAGGAGCGGAAGGGTCAGAAGAGCAGAGTGGAGTGAACAGGGTGGAGGTGGCTGAAgcaggacagagacaggacagaaaggAAAAGGAGAAGAAAGCAGTAAAGATATTTCAAGGGGGCTCATCTGCAGTGGAGTGTAAGTCCAGTGTGTCATGGAGACATAAAAGGAGAAGTTGGGGCGCCTCTACCTTACGCTAGCATCTGCCAGTACCTGCGGGAAAGCAGTTGCAGCGGGAGGACAAGTGCGTCCATCCATCTGTGAGCCGAGCTGAACAAATCACCATCATGCTAGGGGAGTGGGGTTGAAGCGGGAGGATAAGTCGCCCCATTATGGCCGTCCCTGTAGAGTGGAGCCGGTTGCAGAAACAATTGTATATGAAGAATGATGATGATGACGTCTCTGTCCTAAGAAAATGGAAAGTAAATGTAAAGCACTTGCTCAGTAAAATCGTTTAAGTTTTACCTGGTGTTTGTCTGCTTATTGAGCGTATGGAGTGCGAGGCCCATGGAAGTGAATGGGAGCCAGCTGAAGATACAGAAGCGCAGTAgtcagcaggtaccacctccacccctaccacacacacaccactatgCTCCCTTCTGTGTctgtgtaacgccctggactagtcagggtgtcacaggaaactgcactcctgcccttatagtgcagaacccaccctccatggttctgggatcctaatctTTGGTGTTGCTTCTATCAGCattaaaatcctagtcacctcacaccacaccctgtcaggcacaccagtgggtggtctagctggcataggaccacccgcctaggggtcaggcagactggtgagagggacTTAGGTCAGTTCAGTGTCAGCTTTCAGTGAGAGACGAGCTGAAGTGGCAACTcctggggagctgggagaggagttgagtggtagcccttggAAAGTGAGGGGCTAGAAGCGGGAGGAGAgggagagttggagctccctgggagaccttggctaggtcgcagacggtggtctgggaccggaggagtcggagacccggtcgcagggtattggagaaaggagccaggcttagttttggagaacggtcggcatcaGAGTATATAGTAACCGGATTGGTACTgaccacggcggggtactggaccctagatcagggagtagcttcctgcaacctgataattaacttgtggaggatagtctctctatgaactgtccccaagagctcagagatcgaaggcaccaacacaaagagggggatagggctttccaacccacgcagcccactgaaattccaagtgtcagccatcgagagcacagctcccctacctaagcatagggagtgggaccccaaagcttcaagctgaggggtcactcagaacatctacaaATAGTGCAGGGAGGCAGGTCAAGACCACCAGCAACATCCAAGGGAGTGgaatcccggacgagctcccctccggAGAGGCAGCGgtgcccagagacttggtttactattgCGTCGGAGTTTGatcctgagtgagtatgctgcatTGCCCCCACTGCGTCCGGCTCGCtgcacggcctgcaccccccatgtctgcaccaccaccaccagagtcccggggccttcccctacccgtggagggaacgtcatctggctgccccgctctatCTCCTCCAGGTACTACCATCGgcaacggcggtactcccatttACCGCGAATCACGGGTGGGGTCACAAATTCTTATCCCCTGTAAaatgtcccccttttcatttgaagtggccgtgagcccccgggtctggagaccctcgagccgtaGCAACCCCCGgaaccgagcggttcgaccgctgcaaggGCGGCCCATGTGTACTGTGCCGGGGGGAGGGGGGTTTGAGGTCTGCCATGACCCATGCCTACGACTGCCCCTCTCCGGAAATTTAcagtaatgtatgttcacagtgactgcaccagcagaatagtgagtgcagctctggagtataatacaggatgtaactcaggatcagtaatgtaataaagccaaaagaaaaagaaaaaccagCTCACCTGCAAGACGTGTACGGATCAAAAAAACCAACAGGGAACAATCAAAAAGGGAAAGGATCCAGCACTGAAAATGAACTCATTTAATGCATATTAAAAATACAAATTGTGAACATGGAGGAGACAAAAAACACCCCTAAATCTGGTTTACATGctccgaggaacaacatcttaatcATAACCAATGATTAGGTTATGATTAAGAGGTTGTGCTGGATCCGGTGGTGTAGCTAGTGGTTCAGCTCAGTGGGGGCGACATCTGAATGGACCCCTAACCTGGTAACAACTATAGTATCACGCCTTAATAATGGGTAtagaggaacctcagcagatgaccgcgctgttactgaaaataaatctacacaaaggccaacgctgatattaccgccatatggtgaccatatagtggtggATATCAGTGCTGCAGTACATGTgagagattatagtacagttatagGTGGTGACTTACAGCTAATGTTCTTTCTCATTCACTTTTCTCATCTTTTCTTTCCGGCCCAGCCCGACATGACGACTTCTCCAGCCAGGGCTTGTCTGCAGAAATTACAACACAGactcatctgacttctcacatttccagccccgaccccatctattccagacctgcacaaacccctcatcctcctgataccccaatactgagccactgctatcatatgtgcccctattactgcatctgtcgcgggtggggagggcgcAGCCACTTGCGCTCTCgctcgcgctcgggtccggcgctgctgctgctgcgtgctgctcggtggctcgagcggtgggccggatccggggactcgagcggcgctcctcgcccgtgagtgaaaggggatagttttaagttggggatgtggtccgtgacgccacccacgggttgtggtgaggttgggacaccaccgctgctctggacagggatcccgggagcgatgacagggagcagctgagatgtttctctcccctccgtgggtagggggattttggtggtcccggggcccggtgatggcgactgggaggtggattgcggggcttggcgaggtgcagggtcgcgggggcagcgcagtgccagacggcacggtggtactcactgttaaataatgggtttagggcgacaactgcatagccagtatataatgattggagcgaagataggtcaaaaacatattatgaatttattcagataagagttggagggttacagtcattagagaaaaataactgtcttggcttgagttaatagatggagacagatagaaaaaataacagttcatatgccttacatagctgtgatgtagtaagccgtctctctgtctgtagatcgtctggtcgggttggtgagtccgtctttctcctccctccttctcctctacctttgaagtgtgggcttcttttatagcccaaacccctcctcctgattgcccttatctctttacatggtaacacaaaaactaactatccttattttaggttgagcattacatcatgtcacgtggtacgttttacccgcgaaataagtgtacctgcgcactagagacttgtaacaaaacctacttcaacttatttataaacctttgaagctcgctgaactttgaccttagagtaacagtaagacgtttctcatagctatttcagctcttagcccaacattccaaacagaatatagctcttctttgacaactttgacaaacaatgtcagatggcttagatgaacaactagcagatgactttggttttaccatctcaaactcttggttaacattttccaacttacagactctccttaaagggatggggcaatatacatacattatatgaatgcatgtaatccagtctatgaatcaaatctccataaactcactattttacagtccccccttatatggaagtttgatgaaccccgggaaaccctaactcaatcgtgtcatcattcgtatcacatacattcttgttggaaattctagaccaatatttgacttgataaaccaatctgcaactttctgtcaaaaagtcatcttgcgatttaacattcctctaagaatgttatcttcctttttcatttctatttttatgttcctatatatcttctgaattctacacatcacaaaaacttgatatataatacacatcaaaactaataaaaatatgattatgatgggattaaataaaacattacccaaccgctgactgaaaagatgactgagaccaggaatgtacagatttactaaaactcttccaccaagttctacctgacattccattccattcgtgttcaatatcacttaattcaccttgttcatgtctgaatataatttctgcttcctttaactgtttcgttaataaatctaacaaacccttgtctttctttatttcacttgtccacatatcccaaggaaaatcatttatctgtgataaattgaattgtatcggaaatgccgttaagtttctctttcctatagaagtgatattaaaacttccttccttctttgaaagagatctcacatttccttctatacaatacaaacccataggtaggttttccttatgtacacaagcagaatagataacagaaaccttctctgcctcagacatgacctgaaaacatatcttagttggacttactggagtcaccagatcatgtattgtctgtacagtctctattctcgcatgacaagaagaatgattatgaaaacatgaatgataaatcaccttatcctgtccaggtaaacacatcaccttagaaacaaaatgcaaacatgaagaaatgtctacttgttcagtgttcactccatcaaatgcaaaatctgtgtactgcagttgatagaacacttgttgtgtgttgctcacaggtatacccaaaactgtaacaggaacaatagtcccctctcttccaatcaccgggattagcgatgtgccaacacaaatgtttcgttcacatcctaaccacttatttacccacaaatccgtatgattcaatgcaaaatcatactctacaggtaaatttcgcagtattcccagtggagtaattccactctgtaaagcttgtgcaatcaactttaaattagaagagtactctacctgtatctccaggcacgctttagctacttgtgtttcgtgtgtgctttccacgagagctaatgtagcatcctgtagatgtgacacggaagagcctagtacagcagctgtattcattaccatcttttcaagaagttgattcagactcttctgaacctttacaccttttcctccaataaaaccaatattatccaaatctgacttaagtgtctgtatattcatggcattagtcagacttcccactgtcccaattcctcccagaattccttctaacactcctctcttactcctagtctgagtagttcttttcccaaaccattgttctatccccatctccatgtttatgagatgtgattgacactgaggaaacctggtagagatcttccaatgagacatattgaaagtccacaccattgtcataaattctccatcccttaataaggacttggactgaaattgattaatttggaaaggagtagatggcatgaacctcgtgtctgtgcatgcactatctgctgctgaccaaatattcacactaacgtctttacaatgtctgtaatgtgtctttgtttcaacgcaacactggtaaattccagagtccctggaagatggattttctatggaaaaaatgaacgtatcatccatccacctgatattaccaatctgacctctgtgaatgacattaattggac contains:
- the LOC142257351 gene encoding uncharacterized protein LOC142257351, which produces MDSYTNWNKEPKDCEGKMTSSLLEKEHLPKLKTSFYVMGSTFLLLCFIFVIVYMLHQGTIANDVNEQTREIQHSRRPRGSDTRNLLTENITDDSVEITGNICMGYGTKCCIELHFIHDTDIILHAIAGPKTRFTQLQGEYVHNNKTGTWECSPTDVLYWNIEIRGDEPAVWSGDITNDMIAKGKFGRSKTEILLKTQVFGKILDPSLLSITEGDKDWVKTWNFQITREPVQVQVSVVFTVTNTIVPEIRVSPQTVHNKVNTLPIMLKCNTRLKLPSESLLTWTKNSSFLGSFLNSPINVIHRGQIGNIRWMDDTFIFSIENPSSRDSGIYQCCVETKTHYRHCKDVSVNIWSAADSACTDTRFMPSTPFQINQFQSKSLLRDGEFMTMVWTFNMSHWKISTRFPQCQSHLINMEMGIEQWFGKRTTQTRSKRGVLEGILGGIGTVGSLTNAMNIQTLKSDLDNIGFIGGKGVKVQKSLNQLLEKMVMNTAAVLGSSVSHLQDATLALVESTHETQVAKACLEIQVEYSSNLKLIAQALQSGITPLGILRNLPVEYDFALNHTDLWVNKWLGCERNICVGTSLIPVIGREGTIVPVTVLGIPVSNTQQVFYQLQYTDFAFDGVNTEQVDISSCLHFVSKVMCLPGQDKVIYHSCFHNHSSCHARIETVQTIHDLVTPTSPGWRSRHVGLGRKEKMRKVNEKEH